ACCTTTCGCATAACCACCGATCACTTATATGATGAGAAAAGGAGAGGTCATAATGGAAAAAGAAAGACAGCTGCTCGTCATCTTCCCCCATCCGGACGATGAAGCATTCGGCGTTTCAGGGACCATTTCAACCCATGTGAATAACGGGACACCGGTCACATACGCCTGCCTCACCCTGGGGGAAATGGGGAGAAACTTAGGAAATCCGCCATTTGCGACGAGAGAATCCCTTCCGCTGATCCGGAAGAAAGAACTTAAAAAAGCGGCAGAAGTCATGGGTATCCAGGATCTACGCATGCTGGGTTACCGGGATAAAACACTGGAATTTGAAAATGACGATAAGCTTACGGATATGGTGACCGGGTTAATCGAAGAAGTAAATCCGTCGCTGATCATCACCTTCTATCCCGACTACTCTGTCCATCCGGATCACGAGGCGACAGCAAGGGCCGTCGTCCGGGCCGTCCGCCGCATGCCTGAAGGATCAAGACCGAAACTCCACTGCCTTGCCTTCTCGAAAAATTGCGAAGAGCACTTGGGCAAACCGGATGTCCTTGTCGACATCACACCGGTCAAGGACCAAAAGATCGGTGCCATGAAGGCACACATCTCACAAACTGCATGGATGCTTAAAGACTTGGAAAAGGGCATTGAGCAGAAGGATCCGGAAGCGCTGAAATGGGTGACCGTTGAACGATTCTGGAGCTATCAATGGGAGAACGATACTGTACGATAATGAAAGGGTTTGGCTTCTTGCCAAGCCTTTTTTTGTTCCCTTCTAAATTTAATGAGTATGCATAAATTATAATATGAGTGATTACTCACTTTACAAATCCCGCCATCTATTTTATATTAAAAGTGAGTAATCACTCACTAACCTCTGAAAGGTGTGATCCAAATGACATCCATCATCCAACTTCGGGAGATTTCTAAATCATTCGGCTTCCAGGATGTATTAAAAAACGTTTCACTCGATATCCCAAAAGGTAATATCTATGGCTTATTAGGTCCGTCCGGGTCAGGCAAAACGACGATGATCAAGCTGATGATCGGACTTGAGACACCCTCGAACGGAAGCGTGACCTTTAAAGGGAATAAGCTGAAAGCAAATGAGCTTTATCCTCACATCGGATATATGGCTCAATCAGATGCCCTTTATGATGAACTGACAGC
The nucleotide sequence above comes from Bacillus sp. KH172YL63. Encoded proteins:
- the bshB2 gene encoding bacillithiol biosynthesis deacetylase BshB2, with the protein product MEKERQLLVIFPHPDDEAFGVSGTISTHVNNGTPVTYACLTLGEMGRNLGNPPFATRESLPLIRKKELKKAAEVMGIQDLRMLGYRDKTLEFENDDKLTDMVTGLIEEVNPSLIITFYPDYSVHPDHEATARAVVRAVRRMPEGSRPKLHCLAFSKNCEEHLGKPDVLVDITPVKDQKIGAMKAHISQTAWMLKDLEKGIEQKDPEALKWVTVERFWSYQWENDTVR